A single genomic interval of Burkholderia cepacia ATCC 25416 harbors:
- a CDS encoding lysophospholipid acyltransferase family protein: MNILNVWQRDFLLSIVRLVAGAYPVWHQAPPSPTQKIYFSNHTSHIDTLAILAALPRDVRAVVRPVAARDYWDSSDAKRHIAQKLLNVVLIDRHRESGGDPLDPVRDALRQGHSIIIFPEGTRGAEILPQPFKSGLFHLATEFPDVALAPVYLENLQRIMPKGAIWPVPLICKVHFGANDALGAQEDKPTFLARMRDAIVALAPPQRPAG, translated from the coding sequence ATGAACATTCTCAACGTCTGGCAGCGCGACTTCCTGCTGTCCATCGTGCGGCTCGTCGCCGGCGCGTATCCGGTCTGGCATCAGGCGCCGCCGTCCCCCACGCAGAAGATCTACTTCTCGAACCACACGAGCCACATCGACACGCTCGCGATCCTCGCCGCGCTGCCGCGCGACGTGCGCGCGGTCGTGCGGCCCGTCGCCGCGCGCGACTACTGGGACAGCAGCGACGCGAAGCGCCACATCGCGCAGAAGCTGCTGAACGTCGTGCTGATCGATCGCCACCGCGAGTCCGGCGGCGATCCGCTCGACCCCGTGCGCGACGCACTCCGGCAGGGCCATTCGATCATCATCTTCCCGGAAGGCACGCGCGGCGCCGAGATCCTGCCGCAACCGTTCAAGAGCGGGCTGTTCCACCTCGCGACCGAGTTTCCGGACGTCGCGCTCGCGCCCGTCTATCTCGAGAACCTGCAACGGATCATGCCGAAGGGTGCGATCTGGCCGGTGCCGCTGATCTGCAAGGTGCACTTCGGCGCGAACGATGCGCTCGGTGCCCAGGAAGACAAGCCGACGTTCCTCGCCCGCATGCGCGACGCGATCGTCGCGCTCGCGCCGCCGCAGCGGCCGGCCGGCTGA
- a CDS encoding phosphatase PAP2/dual specificity phosphatase family protein, protein MSEFGGDARGLAAQASAAGTRDASFALRLGWLAVMGAVFFSTYGFANWLAARRVAVPTFAFGWEHAIPFVPWTIVPYWSIDLLYALSFFFWTRRADLLDHVKRLLTVQLVSVACFIAWPLRFGFERPDAGGVAGALFTLLMGFDKPFNQAPSLHIGLLVVLWAVYAKHVRGTLARVVLHLWFAAIGVSVLTTYQHHAIDVPTGAAVGCLALFLFPLRDAAGRLPGADASPGAAGRALARRYALGAAAVALVALWCVPHAPGWALAAGWVALALACVAWIYRRGAPGAFQKDAHGRFPVVIRWLLAPTIAGAFVNSRLWTFRQPAPVRIDERVSLGRTPTTSDVRRHGFTALVDLTAEMPRWAAADASLAYASVPQLDLVAPTAAQLAQAVAALERLHGEGRDVLVCCALGYGRSVLCAAAWLAARRGFGDARDALAAVRAVRLHAVWSDDGVAVLQHWIDGRRGAGGV, encoded by the coding sequence ATGAGCGAATTCGGCGGCGACGCGCGCGGCCTGGCGGCGCAGGCGTCGGCGGCCGGCACACGCGACGCGTCGTTCGCGCTGCGTCTCGGCTGGCTCGCGGTGATGGGCGCCGTGTTCTTCTCGACCTACGGCTTCGCGAACTGGCTCGCCGCGCGCCGCGTGGCGGTGCCGACCTTCGCGTTCGGCTGGGAACACGCGATCCCGTTCGTGCCGTGGACGATCGTGCCGTACTGGTCGATCGACCTGCTGTATGCGCTGTCGTTCTTCTTCTGGACGCGCCGCGCCGACCTGCTCGATCACGTGAAACGGCTGTTGACCGTGCAACTGGTATCGGTCGCGTGCTTCATCGCGTGGCCGCTGCGCTTCGGGTTCGAGCGGCCCGACGCGGGCGGCGTGGCCGGTGCGCTGTTCACGCTGCTGATGGGGTTCGACAAGCCGTTCAACCAGGCGCCGTCGCTGCACATCGGGCTGCTCGTCGTGCTGTGGGCCGTCTATGCGAAGCACGTGCGCGGCACGCTCGCGCGCGTCGTGCTCCATCTGTGGTTCGCGGCGATCGGCGTGTCGGTGCTGACGACCTACCAGCATCACGCGATCGACGTGCCGACCGGTGCGGCGGTCGGCTGTCTCGCGCTGTTCCTGTTTCCGCTGCGCGATGCCGCGGGCCGGCTGCCGGGCGCCGATGCGTCGCCGGGCGCGGCCGGCCGTGCGCTCGCGCGTCGTTATGCGCTCGGCGCGGCGGCGGTCGCGCTCGTGGCGCTCTGGTGCGTGCCGCACGCGCCCGGCTGGGCGCTGGCGGCCGGGTGGGTCGCGCTGGCGCTCGCGTGTGTCGCGTGGATCTACCGGCGCGGCGCACCCGGCGCGTTCCAGAAGGATGCGCACGGGCGTTTCCCGGTCGTCATCCGCTGGCTGCTCGCGCCGACGATCGCCGGCGCATTCGTCAATTCGCGGCTGTGGACGTTCCGGCAGCCGGCGCCGGTGCGGATCGACGAACGCGTGTCGCTCGGCCGCACGCCGACCACATCCGACGTGCGCCGCCACGGTTTCACGGCACTGGTCGACCTGACGGCCGAAATGCCGCGCTGGGCGGCGGCCGACGCATCGCTCGCCTATGCGAGCGTGCCGCAGCTCGACCTCGTCGCGCCGACGGCCGCGCAACTTGCGCAGGCCGTCGCGGCGCTCGAACGCCTGCACGGGGAAGGGCGCGACGTGCTGGTCTGCTGCGCGCTCGGCTACGGGCGCAGCGTGCTGTGCGCGGCCGCGTGGCTGGCGGCGCGACGCGGATTCGGCGATGCGCGCGACGCGCTGGCCGCGGTGCGCGCGGTGCGGCTGCATGCGGTGTGGTCGGACGACGGCGTGGCCGTGCTGCAGCACTGGATCGATGGCCGCCGCGGCGCGGGAGGTGTGTGA
- a CDS encoding CDP-alcohol phosphatidyltransferase family protein — MSLYALKPKFQNRLRPFANSLAERGVTANQVTLFAAGGSIVVGALAGLGVFARALFLLIPLWLFVRMALNAIDGMLAREHNQKSTLGAYLNELGDVVSDVALVLPFLAIPAFAPADVWLFALTAVIVECAGLIGPLVGVSRRYDGPFGKSDRALALGAFALWIGLGFPVGGVAAWLWRLLIVLSIVTVVRRVQAGIAEKGG, encoded by the coding sequence ATGAGCCTCTACGCACTCAAACCCAAATTCCAGAACCGCCTGCGCCCGTTCGCGAACTCGCTCGCCGAGCGCGGCGTCACGGCCAACCAGGTCACGCTGTTCGCGGCCGGCGGCTCGATCGTCGTCGGCGCGCTCGCCGGGCTCGGCGTGTTTGCCCGCGCGCTGTTCCTGCTGATCCCGCTGTGGCTGTTCGTGCGGATGGCGCTCAATGCGATCGACGGGATGCTCGCGCGCGAGCACAACCAGAAAAGCACGCTCGGCGCGTACCTGAACGAACTCGGCGACGTCGTGTCCGATGTCGCGCTGGTGCTGCCGTTTCTCGCGATTCCGGCGTTCGCTCCGGCAGACGTCTGGCTGTTCGCGCTGACGGCGGTGATCGTCGAATGCGCGGGGCTGATCGGCCCGCTGGTCGGCGTGAGCCGCCGCTACGACGGCCCGTTCGGCAAGAGCGACCGCGCGCTCGCCCTCGGCGCGTTCGCGCTGTGGATCGGGCTCGGGTTTCCGGTCGGCGGTGTCGCCGCATGGCTGTGGCGGCTGCTGATCGTGCTGTCGATCGTGACCGTGGTCCGGCGCGTGCAGGCCGGCATCGCGGAAAAGGGCGGTTGA
- the bcsZ gene encoding cellulose synthase complex periplasmic endoglucanase BcsZ, with amino-acid sequence MARVMAKRRATRPARRVGAALALAVAMTCTGAGMATRAHAAGAADAADAGCGAAWPRWDAFKRDFISADGRVIDVGSADSRTVSEGQAYGLFFALVANDRRMFDTILAWTENNLAQGDLSAHLPAWLWGRAPDGAWRVLDANAASDADLWIAYALVEAGRLWHERSYTARGALLAKRVLDDETATVPGLGLTLLPGPTGFKLADGQWRLNPSYSPPQVIRALGARLPDDRRWAALAASTGRVLLDTAPKGFSPDWALYRAGTGFGPDRDTHAQSAYNAIRVYLWAGMLDRADPLAAPLLARFAPFADHIAAHGAPPEKVDTTTGVAGPNDGNGGFSAAAVPFLDARGQRALADAQAARVDTLARQSAPGYYTSVLTLFGLGWRDGRYRFGADGTLDARWGGRSCAAR; translated from the coding sequence ATGGCGCGGGTTATGGCGAAGCGACGGGCAACGCGGCCGGCGCGGCGCGTCGGCGCGGCACTCGCGCTGGCGGTGGCGATGACGTGCACGGGAGCCGGCATGGCCACGCGCGCGCACGCCGCGGGCGCGGCTGACGCGGCCGACGCGGGATGCGGCGCGGCGTGGCCGCGCTGGGACGCGTTCAAGCGCGATTTCATCTCGGCCGACGGCCGCGTGATCGACGTCGGCTCGGCCGATTCACGCACGGTGTCGGAGGGGCAGGCGTATGGACTCTTCTTCGCGCTGGTCGCGAACGACCGGCGCATGTTCGACACGATCCTCGCATGGACCGAGAACAATCTCGCGCAGGGCGACCTGAGCGCGCACCTGCCGGCGTGGCTGTGGGGCCGTGCGCCCGACGGCGCGTGGCGCGTGCTCGACGCGAACGCGGCGTCGGACGCCGACCTGTGGATCGCGTATGCACTCGTCGAGGCCGGGCGGCTGTGGCACGAGCGCAGCTACACGGCGCGCGGCGCGCTGCTCGCGAAGCGCGTGCTCGACGACGAGACCGCGACCGTGCCGGGCCTCGGCCTCACGCTGCTGCCGGGGCCGACGGGGTTCAAGCTGGCCGACGGTCAGTGGCGTTTGAACCCGAGCTATTCGCCGCCGCAGGTGATCCGCGCGCTCGGCGCGCGCCTGCCCGACGACCGGCGCTGGGCCGCGCTCGCCGCCAGCACCGGCCGCGTGCTGCTCGACACGGCACCGAAGGGCTTTTCTCCCGACTGGGCGCTGTATCGCGCGGGCACGGGTTTCGGGCCCGATCGCGACACGCATGCGCAGAGCGCGTACAACGCGATCCGCGTGTACCTGTGGGCCGGCATGCTCGACCGCGCCGATCCGCTCGCCGCGCCGCTGCTCGCACGCTTTGCGCCGTTCGCCGACCATATCGCCGCGCATGGCGCGCCGCCCGAGAAGGTCGATACGACGACGGGCGTCGCGGGGCCGAACGACGGCAACGGCGGGTTTTCGGCGGCCGCCGTGCCGTTCCTCGACGCGCGCGGTCAGCGCGCGCTCGCCGATGCGCAGGCGGCGCGTGTCGATACGCTCGCGCGCCAGTCGGCGCCCGGGTACTACACGAGCGTGCTGACGCTGTTCGGGCTCGGCTGGCGCGACGGACGCTACCGGTTCGGCGCGGACGGCACGCTCGACGCCCGCTGGGGAGGCCGCTCGTGCGCCGCCCGCTGA
- the bcsB gene encoding cellulose biosynthesis cyclic di-GMP-binding regulatory protein BcsB produces the protein MKPAVSLFVLSAAMVGAFHAAALSAAPMPAVPAAAAAAASGAMPAPVLAAASAPAAASAPSAGLPATTVHLPFASLGAFDPLRLRGADDARTINAGVRLDRVVTGARLRLTYAYSPSLVFPMSHLKVSVNGEVIATVPFDAAQAGRTVTQEIPIDPRYFSDFNQIGLRLIAHYTLDHCEDPSNSALWADVSPKSELILDESPVRLPNDLALLPAPFFDRRDNGRVRLPFVLPASPDSATLRSAGVLASWFGALADYRHARFPVSSGLPTDDQAVVIGTAATLPAGLALPSINGPLLAVADNPAAPGRKLLVVTGRTAAEVDDAVATLVLGRAALSGPAATVAHVDPGAPRKPYDAPRWLPVNRPIAFRELVSDTRQLEVRGTTPDAIRLNLRVPADLHSWNGAGVPITLRYRYTAPTVQDNSTLAVEINEQLVKSYRLGPAQAEDAHGRMQLPLLSVPEGRVTSDVDIPAFRVGSGNQLQFRFTLDSQKTGLCSSTATEPQRAAIDPDSTIDFSHFVHYAQLPNLAFFANSGFPFTRFADLSQTAVVMPDRPSPQELEAYLTMLGHMGEWTGFPALRVQVARPGDVAALSGSKDLLVIDGSPASPLLAHWRSALPLVIGEQGSAGGEGTARIAFSVKERWRNGVGLAEGGARIEQTGSLAALAGFELPGSRGRSVVALTATDQPRLGDLLDVFENAGLVSQLQGDLALVRPGQVDSLRVGEPYVVGFVPWYARVWTEAARHPVVLGAVGVVAGLLLALGVFSVLQRIAARRRGM, from the coding sequence ATGAAGCCGGCCGTGTCGCTGTTCGTCCTGTCGGCCGCCATGGTCGGCGCGTTTCACGCCGCCGCGCTGTCGGCCGCACCGATGCCGGCCGTGCCGGCCGCCGCAGCAGCAGCAGCCTCGGGCGCGATGCCGGCGCCGGTGCTCGCGGCCGCGTCCGCGCCCGCGGCGGCCAGTGCGCCGTCCGCCGGCTTGCCGGCGACGACGGTGCACCTGCCGTTCGCGTCGCTCGGTGCGTTCGATCCGCTGCGCCTGCGCGGCGCCGACGACGCGCGCACGATCAACGCGGGCGTGCGGCTCGACCGCGTGGTCACCGGCGCGCGGCTGCGCCTGACCTACGCCTATTCGCCGTCGCTGGTGTTCCCGATGTCGCACCTGAAGGTGTCGGTGAACGGCGAGGTGATCGCGACCGTTCCGTTCGACGCCGCGCAGGCGGGCCGGACGGTCACGCAGGAAATCCCGATCGATCCGCGCTATTTCTCGGATTTCAACCAGATCGGCCTGCGCCTGATCGCGCACTACACGCTCGACCATTGCGAGGATCCGTCGAACTCGGCGCTGTGGGCCGACGTGAGCCCGAAGAGCGAGCTGATCCTCGACGAGTCGCCGGTGCGCCTGCCGAACGATCTCGCGCTGCTGCCCGCGCCGTTCTTCGACCGGCGCGACAACGGCCGCGTGCGGTTGCCGTTCGTGCTGCCGGCGTCGCCGGATTCGGCGACGCTGCGCAGCGCGGGCGTGCTCGCGTCGTGGTTCGGCGCGCTGGCCGATTACCGGCATGCGCGGTTCCCGGTGTCGTCCGGGCTGCCGACGGACGACCAGGCGGTGGTGATCGGCACGGCCGCGACGCTGCCGGCCGGCCTCGCGCTGCCGTCGATCAACGGCCCGCTGCTCGCGGTGGCGGACAACCCGGCCGCGCCGGGGCGCAAGCTGCTCGTCGTCACGGGCCGCACGGCGGCCGAGGTCGACGATGCGGTCGCGACGCTCGTGCTGGGCCGCGCGGCGCTGTCGGGGCCGGCGGCGACGGTCGCGCACGTCGATCCCGGCGCGCCGCGCAAGCCGTACGACGCGCCGCGCTGGCTGCCCGTGAACCGGCCGATCGCGTTCCGCGAGCTCGTATCCGATACGCGCCAGCTGGAAGTGCGCGGCACGACGCCCGACGCAATCCGCCTGAACCTGCGCGTGCCGGCCGATCTGCATTCGTGGAACGGCGCGGGCGTGCCGATCACGCTGCGCTACCGCTACACGGCGCCGACCGTGCAGGACAACTCGACGCTCGCCGTCGAGATCAACGAGCAGCTCGTGAAGTCGTACCGGCTCGGGCCGGCCCAAGCCGAGGACGCGCACGGCCGCATGCAGCTGCCGCTGCTGTCGGTGCCCGAAGGGCGCGTGACGAGCGACGTCGACATCCCGGCGTTCCGGGTCGGCAGCGGCAACCAGCTGCAGTTCCGCTTCACGCTCGACTCGCAGAAGACGGGCCTGTGCTCAAGCACGGCGACCGAGCCGCAGCGCGCGGCTATCGATCCCGATTCGACGATCGACTTCTCGCACTTCGTCCATTACGCGCAATTGCCGAACCTCGCGTTCTTCGCGAACAGCGGCTTCCCGTTCACGCGCTTCGCCGACCTGTCGCAGACGGCCGTCGTGATGCCCGACCGGCCGTCGCCGCAGGAGCTCGAGGCCTACCTGACGATGCTCGGCCACATGGGCGAATGGACCGGGTTTCCGGCCCTGCGCGTGCAGGTCGCGCGGCCCGGCGACGTCGCCGCGCTGTCGGGCAGCAAGGACCTGCTCGTGATCGACGGCTCGCCCGCGTCGCCGCTGCTCGCGCACTGGCGCTCGGCGCTGCCGCTCGTGATCGGCGAGCAGGGCAGCGCGGGCGGCGAAGGCACCGCGCGCATCGCGTTCTCGGTGAAGGAGCGCTGGCGCAACGGCGTCGGCCTGGCCGAAGGCGGCGCGCGCATCGAGCAGACCGGCTCGCTCGCGGCGCTTGCCGGGTTCGAGCTGCCGGGCAGCCGGGGGCGCAGCGTGGTCGCGCTGACGGCGACCGACCAGCCGCGCCTCGGCGATCTGCTCGACGTGTTCGAGAACGCCGGGCTCGTGTCGCAGCTGCAGGGCGACCTCGCGCTGGTGCGGCCGGGGCAGGTCGACAGCCTGCGCGTCGGCGAGCCTTACGTGGTCGGCTTCGTGCCGTGGTATGCGCGCGTGTGGACGGAAGCGGCGCGGCATCCGGTCGTGCTCGGCGCGGTCGGCGTGGTCGCGGGGCTGCTGCTCGCGCTCGGCGTGTTCAGCGTGCTGCAGAGAATCGCCGCGCGTCGACGGGGGATGTAA
- a CDS encoding diguanylate cyclase domain-containing protein has product MNQIADTATPSPDTLLRIIAAQTEIAKLGLDLGSVMAYVAEQVPQLTGASAAAVEFAEGDDMVYRAASGTAAGMLGLRLRRSGSLSGLCVQQGELLHCIDSETDPRVDRDACRRVGLRSMLVMPLTHADTTVGVLKVMSPEVDGFSPADAGTLRLTADLIAAAMFYAARNEANELYMRATHDALTGLPNRALFYDRLRQSMHTTLRANGRLGILNIDMDGLKPINDGFGHRAGDAALREIATRMQGAVRRSDTVARIGGDEFAVILPNIGNRDDAHAQSTRLARQVSEPFEFEGRPLRLGVSVGIALPPDDGTDMTALIEHADQAMYEVKRTRSQRTAHA; this is encoded by the coding sequence TTGAATCAAATCGCCGACACCGCCACTCCGTCCCCCGATACCCTGCTGCGCATCATTGCCGCCCAGACCGAGATCGCGAAGCTCGGCCTCGACCTCGGCAGCGTGATGGCCTATGTGGCCGAGCAGGTGCCGCAGCTCACCGGTGCGAGCGCCGCCGCGGTCGAATTCGCCGAGGGTGACGACATGGTGTACCGCGCCGCGTCGGGCACCGCGGCCGGGATGCTCGGCCTGCGGCTGCGGCGCTCGGGCAGCCTGTCCGGCCTGTGCGTGCAGCAAGGCGAGCTGCTGCACTGCATCGATTCGGAAACCGACCCGCGCGTCGATCGCGACGCATGCCGGCGTGTCGGCCTGCGCTCGATGCTCGTGATGCCGCTCACCCATGCCGACACGACGGTCGGCGTGCTGAAGGTGATGTCGCCGGAAGTCGACGGCTTTTCGCCAGCCGATGCCGGCACGCTGCGGCTGACGGCCGACCTGATCGCCGCCGCGATGTTCTACGCGGCGCGCAACGAGGCGAACGAACTCTACATGCGCGCGACGCACGATGCGCTCACGGGCCTGCCGAACCGCGCGCTGTTCTACGACCGCCTGCGGCAGTCGATGCACACGACGCTGCGCGCGAACGGCCGGCTCGGCATCCTCAACATCGACATGGACGGGCTGAAGCCGATCAATGACGGATTCGGCCACCGCGCGGGCGACGCTGCGCTGCGCGAGATCGCCACGCGGATGCAGGGCGCGGTGCGGCGCTCGGATACGGTCGCGCGCATCGGCGGCGACGAATTCGCAGTGATCCTGCCGAACATCGGCAACCGCGACGATGCGCATGCGCAAAGCACGCGGCTCGCGCGCCAGGTGAGCGAACCGTTCGAATTCGAGGGGCGCCCGCTGCGGCTCGGCGTCAGCGTCGGAATCGCGCTGCCGCCCGACGACGGCACCGACATGACCGCGCTGATCGAGCATGCGGACCAGGCGATGTATGAGGTGAAGCGCACGCGGTCGCAGCGGACGGCTCACGCGTAA
- a CDS encoding bifunctional alpha/beta hydrolase/class I SAM-dependent methyltransferase: protein MSARLAREADFITHDGETLFYRHWPATGPRCRGAIVLLHRGHEHSARVAHLVDELDLPDFAFFAWDARGHGRSPGARGYSPSAAASVRDLQTFVEHIRDTHGIAIEDMAVVGQSVGAVLAATWVHDYAPPIRALVVASPAFHIKLYVPFARPGLRLMHKLRGLFYVNSYVKPKFLTHDPERIASYASDPLITRPIAVNMLLDLHDTAQRIVADAAAITVPTQLLISGADWVVHRGPQDRFFERLGAARKERIVLPGFYHDTLGERDRAQALAPLRAFVLREFDAPSPRVSLADADRRGAFHDEYAALGRPPSNAFARAYWALTRAGLKAGGALSDGIALGLRLGFDSGSTLDYVYRNRAQGRLGVGALIDRTYLDSPGWVGIRQRKVHLQELIGAAIGRLRGHGTPVRIVDIAAGHGRYVLDAIASAAERDGAAPDDITLRDYSPPNVEAGRVLIAQRGLEPIARFERGDAFDEASLATLEPRPTLAIVSGLYELFGENALIERSLRGLAQAVPPGGYLVYTGQPWHPQLEFIARALNNHRGEATWVMRRRSQAEMDELVARAGFRKLDQRIDEMGIFTVSLAQRVDAS, encoded by the coding sequence ATGAGCGCACGCCTGGCCCGCGAGGCCGACTTCATCACGCACGACGGCGAAACGCTGTTCTATCGTCACTGGCCCGCAACGGGCCCGCGCTGCCGCGGCGCCATCGTGCTGCTGCATCGCGGCCACGAACATTCGGCGCGCGTCGCGCATCTCGTCGACGAGCTCGACCTGCCGGATTTCGCGTTCTTCGCGTGGGATGCGCGCGGCCACGGCCGCTCGCCCGGCGCACGCGGCTACAGCCCGAGCGCGGCCGCGTCGGTACGCGACCTGCAGACCTTCGTCGAACATATCCGCGACACGCACGGCATCGCGATCGAGGACATGGCCGTGGTCGGCCAGAGCGTCGGCGCGGTGCTCGCGGCCACCTGGGTGCACGACTACGCGCCGCCGATCCGCGCGCTCGTCGTCGCGTCGCCGGCGTTTCACATCAAGCTCTACGTGCCGTTCGCGCGACCGGGCCTGCGGCTGATGCACAAGCTGCGCGGGCTGTTCTACGTGAACAGCTACGTGAAACCGAAATTCCTCACGCACGATCCCGAGCGGATCGCGAGTTATGCGTCCGATCCGCTGATCACGCGGCCGATCGCGGTCAACATGCTGCTCGACCTGCACGACACCGCGCAGCGGATCGTCGCCGATGCGGCCGCGATCACCGTGCCGACGCAACTGCTGATCTCGGGCGCCGACTGGGTCGTGCATCGCGGCCCGCAGGACCGCTTCTTCGAACGCCTGGGCGCCGCGCGCAAGGAGCGCATCGTGCTGCCGGGCTTCTATCACGACACGCTCGGCGAACGCGATCGCGCGCAGGCGCTCGCGCCGCTGCGCGCATTCGTGCTGCGCGAATTCGATGCGCCGAGCCCGCGCGTGTCGCTCGCCGATGCCGACCGGCGCGGTGCGTTCCACGATGAATACGCGGCGCTCGGCCGCCCGCCCTCGAATGCGTTCGCGCGTGCGTACTGGGCGCTCACGCGGGCCGGCCTGAAGGCCGGCGGCGCGCTGTCGGACGGTATCGCGCTCGGGCTGCGGCTCGGTTTCGATTCGGGCTCGACGCTCGATTACGTGTATCGCAACCGCGCGCAGGGGCGGCTCGGCGTCGGTGCGCTGATCGACCGCACGTATCTCGATTCGCCGGGCTGGGTCGGCATCCGCCAGCGCAAGGTGCATCTGCAGGAGCTGATCGGCGCGGCGATCGGCCGCCTGCGCGGCCACGGCACGCCGGTGCGGATCGTCGATATCGCGGCCGGGCACGGGCGCTACGTGCTCGACGCGATCGCGTCGGCCGCCGAGCGTGACGGCGCGGCGCCCGACGACATCACGCTGCGCGACTACAGCCCGCCGAACGTCGAGGCCGGGCGCGTGCTGATCGCGCAGCGCGGCCTCGAGCCGATCGCGCGCTTCGAGCGCGGCGACGCGTTCGACGAGGCGTCGCTCGCGACGCTCGAGCCGCGTCCGACGCTCGCGATCGTGTCGGGCCTCTACGAACTGTTCGGCGAGAACGCGCTGATCGAGCGCTCGCTGCGCGGGCTCGCGCAGGCCGTGCCGCCGGGCGGTTATCTCGTCTATACGGGGCAGCCGTGGCATCCGCAGCTCGAATTCATCGCGCGCGCATTGAACAATCACCGCGGCGAGGCGACCTGGGTGATGCGCCGCCGCTCGCAGGCCGAGATGGACGAACTCGTCGCGCGCGCGGGGTTCCGCAAGCTCGACCAGCGGATCGACGAAATGGGCATTTTCACGGTCAGCCTCGCGCAGCGGGTCGACGCGTCATGA
- a CDS encoding phosphatidate cytidylyltransferase, giving the protein MRTLFWELVAGVTGVLVIATVIGAILGARSGGTSATIVNLNQRIRAWWAMIAIMVIAIGLGNNVTYLVFAVLSYLTLREFITLTPTTASDHTTLFIAFFVAIPVQYLLLGINWYGMYSIFVPVHLFFAMSLVSALTQDTREFLSRNAKINWALMVCVYGLSHAPAVLILDIPRYTGQNALLLFFFLLVVQISDVLQYVVGKLFGRRKIAPQLSPSKTIEGFVGGGLLATLCGASLYRVTPFSFGAAFGISLAIVIAGFVGGLVLSAVKRSLGTKDWGSMIAGHGGMLDRVDSICFAAPVFFHLVRYLYV; this is encoded by the coding sequence ATGCGAACTCTCTTCTGGGAACTGGTCGCGGGCGTCACGGGCGTGCTCGTCATCGCCACCGTGATCGGCGCGATCCTCGGCGCGCGCAGCGGCGGCACGAGCGCGACCATCGTCAACCTGAACCAGCGCATCCGTGCGTGGTGGGCGATGATCGCGATCATGGTCATCGCGATCGGCCTCGGCAACAACGTCACGTATCTCGTGTTCGCGGTGCTGTCCTACCTGACGCTGCGCGAATTCATCACGCTCACGCCGACGACCGCGAGCGACCACACGACGCTGTTCATCGCGTTCTTCGTCGCGATCCCCGTGCAATACCTGCTGCTCGGGATCAACTGGTACGGGATGTACTCGATCTTCGTGCCCGTGCACCTGTTCTTCGCGATGTCGCTCGTGTCGGCGCTCACGCAGGACACGCGCGAATTCCTGAGCCGCAACGCGAAGATCAACTGGGCGCTGATGGTGTGCGTGTACGGGCTGAGCCACGCGCCGGCCGTGCTGATCCTTGACATTCCGCGCTACACGGGACAGAACGCGCTGCTGCTGTTCTTCTTCCTGCTCGTCGTGCAGATCAGCGACGTGCTGCAGTATGTCGTCGGCAAGCTGTTCGGGCGCCGCAAGATCGCGCCGCAGCTGTCGCCGTCCAAGACGATCGAAGGGTTCGTCGGCGGCGGGCTGCTCGCGACGCTGTGCGGCGCGTCGCTGTATCGCGTGACGCCGTTCAGTTTCGGCGCCGCGTTCGGGATCTCGCTCGCGATCGTGATCGCGGGCTTCGTCGGCGGCCTCGTGCTGTCGGCCGTCAAGCGCTCGCTCGGCACCAAGGACTGGGGTTCGATGATCGCGGGCCACGGCGGGATGCTCGATCGCGTCGACTCGATCTGCTTCGCCGCGCCGGTGTTC